One window of the Triticum dicoccoides isolate Atlit2015 ecotype Zavitan chromosome 3B, WEW_v2.0, whole genome shotgun sequence genome contains the following:
- the LOC119278946 gene encoding disease resistance protein RGA5-like isoform X7, producing the protein MYSLGVIITELVTGCRGDPNNVNVLRRWIHRWDKSPKDTVLSQYQQVTKCLKIAAHCRKKEPSNRPFILDIICILNETEENMNEHIDQIHLYSDDMLGIMPLELRFPFELHKSISSIVELINKTKGYYAFNIDTPSRQYCTQPNKGIVSPQSKFAIQITMQARENTPHGMPYTDVFLVQSTKVNREVKAEDITEHMFIIEPDGLDEVNLTVVVYDPEEPRGDMKIRDDTKKKKNKIVEYAFSEIKPNINATHQEEAVPMGNNSISYKDTRRQFPKQLECLSFHTTPSILGNQHSNMSNRIVDLATGAMGSLRHKLGDLLNKEYNLEISVKIDIESLSEELREMQLALCKVSEVHRDYLDDKVKRWADSVREMSYDIEDVVDGFLVHIGHASDMGLFMGLMHRMFNLFTWGKTHNPIEDAIKDIKKQVQVVADRRERCKVDEVMANVADTITFDPRILAIYKDPKELVGIKEPRNKLIRWLSNKDGDGNVSKPQLKIVSIVGFGGLGKTTLAKAVYDELQSQFQHRAFVSVGRNPNVKKLFEHILDKFGYGSKEAKLNEMQLIDKMRRLLQNDRYFIVIDDIWDSPTWNVIKCAFTKDDCGSIVVTTTRIHNVAHDCCRHSKGYVHEMEPLSPQDSRKLLVSRIFGSKEAHPYVPDDISSDILKKCGGLPLAIISIASLLVHNPRSRWDSVRNSLVSVFDGNHDDLKNMEQVLDLSYTHLSYHLKTCLLDIGKYLEDSEIKKEDLLRQWTAQGFVSKTRLRDAEDVAEDYFYKLINMSMIQPVEIDYNDEVLSCRVHDIMLDLIRSKAAEENFNLVIDGPEVVTGEQRRVRRVSIQYNGEDDGGILAAINGSLSHVRSVLLLRGSLVHSFLVLKFIRVLYIIDWRCERLDLTDIRWLFLLRYLKICVRKDLIIPSKIGELQQLETIEIKGRTFLPSDIVTLPRLSHLSYSNHVLLPDEIGRLKSLHTLRGVDFIQSSVENIKGLGELTNLRELEMAWKFVKGAVNMRVDALCSSIGKLSCSLRSLSIGSKCLQDLWVDGWSSTLTPPRRLHKLDLYRCEFQKIPQWIAQLHELDSLTLSVREAADGVSIVAGLPSLAYLRLYIRSVDKREERVIISGREFRALKHMNLECPYLSLVFQVGALPKLETLLMRCRYHISAEFVPVGIENLPSGTLREIRLVVADCFGGHGDDDNGDYNDKAAVRSQLMRSFWPHHPSANITIEFLSEFRL; encoded by the exons ATGTATAGTTTGGGTGTTATAATCACGGAACTGGTAACGGGATGTAGGGGTGATCCAAATAATGTTAAT GTGCTTCGAAGGTGGATACACAGGTGGGATAAATCACCGAAAGATACGGTGCTGTCCCAATACCAGCAAGTAACTAAATGTTTGAAAATTGCGGCACACTGCAGGAAAAAAGAACCATCAAATAGACCTTTTATATTGGATATAATTTGTATTCTCAATGAAACTGAAGAAAACATGAATGAGCACATTGACCAG ATACACCTTTACTCGGATGACATGCTTGGAATTATGCCGCTCGAACTACGGTTTCCTTTTGAGCTTCATAAGTCAATATCATCCATAGTTGAGCTAATCAACAAGACAAAAGGTTACTACGCCTTCAACATCGATACGCCAAGCCGACAATACTGCACACAACCAAACAAAGGCATTGTGTCACCACAATCCAAGTTTGCTATCCAAATAACAATGCAAGCACGGGAGAATACACCACACGGTATGCCATACACCGACGTGTTTCTTGTGCAGAGCACAAAAGTCAACAGGGAGGTCAAAGCCGAGGATATCACTGAACACATGTTCATTATAGAGCCGGATGGACTAGATGAGGTGAATTTGACGGTTGTGGTATATGATCCCGAGGAACCTAGGGGAGATATGAAGATTCGAGATGACACCAAG aagaaaaagaataagatTGTTGAGTATGCTTTTAGCGAGATCAAACCCAACATCAATGCAACTCATCAAGAAGAGGCAGTTCCGATG GGCAACAATTCTATTAGCTACAAAGATACACGACGACAATTTCCCAAGCAACTAGAGTGCCTTAGCTTCCACACAACTCCAAGTATTTTGGGCAACCAACACAGCAATATGAGCAACAGAATTGTGGATCTTGCAACCGGGGCCATGGGCAGCCTGCGCCACAAGCTTGGCGATCTCCTCAACAAAGAGTACAATCTAGAGATAAGCGTGAAGATAGACATAGAGTCTTTATCAGAAGAGCTGAGGGAGATGCAGCTAGCCTTGTGCAAGGTGTCGGAGGTACATCGGGACTACCTCGATGACAAGGTCAAGCGCTGGGCTGACAGTGTCAGGGAGATGTCATATGACATTGAGGATGTTGTTGATGGATTCCTGGTACACATTGGGCATGCCTCTGACATGGGCCTCTTCATGGGGCTCATGCATAGGATGTTCAACCTCTTCACGTGGGGCAAGACTCACAATCCGATTGAAGACGCTATCAAAGACATCAAGAAACAAGTTCAGGTTGTGGCTGATAGACGTGAAAGATGCAAGGTTGATGAAGTCATGGCTAATGTAGCTGACACTATTACCTTTGATCCTCGCATTTTGGCTATATACAAAGATCCAAAGGAGCTCGTTGGCATCAAAGAGCCAAGAAACAAGCTAATCAGGTGGCTCTCTAATAAGGATGGGGATGGGAATGTCTCAAAACCGCAACTCAAGATAGTTTCGATCGTCGGATTTGGAGGATTGGGCAAGACAACACTTGCCAAGGCAGTGTATGACGAGCTTCAATCCCAATTCCAACATAGAGCTTTTGTTTCAGTGGGTCGGAATCCTAATGTGAAGAAACTTTTTGAGCATATTCTAGATAAATTTGGCTATGGTTCCAAGGAAGCAAAGTTAAACGAAATGCAGCTCATCGACAAAATGCGAAGATTGCTTCAGAACGACAG GTACTTCATAGTAATCGATGATATATGGGATTCCCCGACGTGGAATGTTATTAAATGTGCTTTTACAAAAGACGATTGTGGCAGTATTGTGGTAACAACTACCAGGATTCACAATGTTGCACATGACTGTTGCAGACATAGCAAAGGATATGTTCATGAGATGGAACCACTAAGTCCCCAAGACTCAAGAAAACTACTTGTTAGTAGAATATTTGGTTCCAAAGAAGCTCATCCTTATGTACCAGATGATATTTCAAGTGATATTCTGAAAAAATGTGGTGGCTTGCCACTTGCTATTATCAGTATAGCAAGCCTTCTGGTTCATAACCCAAGGTCAAGATGGGATTCTGTAAGGAATTCTTTGGTGTCCGTGTttgatggaaatcatgatgatcTTAAAAATATGGAGCAAGTATTGGATCTTAGCTACACGCATCTATCTTACCATCTTAAGACATGCCTGCTTGATATTGGTAAGTATCTAGAGGATAGCGAGATAAAAAAAGAGGATTTGTTGAGGCAGTGGACAGCTCAAGGCTTTGTGAGTAAAACTCGTCTGCGTGATGCAGAGGATGTCGCAGAAGACTACTTCTATAAGCTCATCAACATGAGCATGATCCAACCCGTGGAGATAGACTACAATGATGAGGTGTTGTCTTGCAGAGTACATGATATAATGCTTGATCTCATTAGATCCAAGGCTGCTGAAGAGAATTTTAATCTTGTTATTGATGGGCCAGAAGTTGTGACAGGAGAACAAAGAAGGGTCCGTCGAGTCTCCATTCAGTACAATGGTGAAGACGATGGCGGAATACTGGCAGCAATCAATGGGTCACTATCACATGTCCGGTCAGTCTTACTTTTAAGAGGGTCTCTTGTGCATTCTTTTCTGGTGCTGAAGTTTATCCGAGTTCTTTACATTATAGATTGGAGATGTGAGAGACTAGATCTCACCGATATTCGTTGGTTGTTTCTACTAAGATATCTGAAGATTTGTGTCAGGAAAGATTTGATCATACCTAGTAAAATTGGGGAGTTGCAGCAATTGGAGACAATAGAAATTAAAGGGCGAACATTTCTTCCATCAGATATTGTTACTTTGCCTCGGTTGTCACATCTCAGTTATTCAAATCATGTGTTGTTGCCTGACGAAATCGGAAGGTTGAAATCTCTTCACACCTTGCGAGGTGTTGATTTCATTCAAAGCTCGGTAGAAAATATCAAGGGCCTTGGTGAGCTGACAAACTTAAGGGAACTTGAGATGGCTTGGAAATTTGTTAAGGGAGCGGTCAACATGCGTGTTGATGCCTTGTGCTCTTCCATTGGAAAGCTTTCTTGCAGTCTCAGGAGCCTTAGTATTGGGTCCAAATGCCTTCAAGACCTATGGGTCGATGGCTGGAGCAGCACACTAACCCCACCTCGTCGTCTTCATAAGCTTGATCTGTATAGATGTGAATTCCAAAAAATCCCCCAATGGATTGCTCAGCTCCACGAGCTTGACAGTTTAACTCTTTCCGTCAGGGAGGCTGCTGATGGTGTCAGTATTGTTGCAGGGTTGCCTTCCCTTGCCTACCTAAGACTATATATACGTTCGGTTGACAAAAGGGAAGAAAGGGTAATCATCTCCGGCAGGGAATTCAGAGCACTCAAGCACATGAATTTGGAATGTCCATATCTGTCGCTGGTCTTCCAAGTGGGGGCTCTGCCCAAGCTAGAGACGCTTTTGATGCGATGCCGTTACCACATTTCTGCCGAATTCGTACCGGTTGGCATTGAGAACTTGCCATCTGGCACTCTTCGTGAGATTCGTTTAGTGGTGGCTGATTGTTTTGGAGGTCATGGTGACGACGATAACGGCGACTACAATGACAAAGCAGCTGTGAGGTCGCAGTTGATGAGATCATTTTGGCCACATCATCCTTCTGCTAACATCACCATTGAATTTCTTTCGGAGTTTAGGTTGTGA
- the LOC119278946 gene encoding disease resistance protein RGA5-like isoform X3, which produces MGDGIVLERILSGSEKPTNLALALLQEITENFSEMRKIGEGGFGVVYKGVLHSRIVAVKRIIMSEHTINDRLFDREVKSLMKIISHRNVVRFLGFCSNTHREAIKEAGSTELVMAQIRERLLCFEYISNGSLDKHITDELRGLKWSIRYEIIKGICHGLHYLHEENNIIHMDLKPSNIMINDDMVPKITDFGLSRLDKHTHTSGARFITQGYCAPEYVNGGKTSKKADMYSLGVIITELVTGCRGDPNNVNVLRRWIHRKKEPSNRPFILDIICILNETEENMNEHIDQIHLYSDDMLGIMPLELRFPFELHKSISSIVELINKTKGYYAFNIDTPSRQYCTQPNKGIVSPQSKFAIQITMQARENTPHGMPYTDVFLVQSTKVNREVKAEDITEHMFIIEPDGLDEVNLTVVVYDPEEPRGDMKIRDDTKKKKNKIVEYAFSEIKPNINATHQEEAVPMGNNSISYKDTRRQFPKQLECLSFHTTPSILGNQHSNMSNRIVDLATGAMGSLRHKLGDLLNKEYNLEISVKIDIESLSEELREMQLALCKVSEVHRDYLDDKVKRWADSVREMSYDIEDVVDGFLVHIGHASDMGLFMGLMHRMFNLFTWGKTHNPIEDAIKDIKKQVQVVADRRERCKVDEVMANVADTITFDPRILAIYKDPKELVGIKEPRNKLIRWLSNKDGDGNVSKPQLKIVSIVGFGGLGKTTLAKAVYDELQSQFQHRAFVSVGRNPNVKKLFEHILDKFGYGSKEAKLNEMQLIDKMRRLLQNDRYFIVIDDIWDSPTWNVIKCAFTKDDCGSIVVTTTRIHNVAHDCCRHSKGYVHEMEPLSPQDSRKLLVSRIFGSKEAHPYVPDDISSDILKKCGGLPLAIISIASLLVHNPRSRWDSVRNSLVSVFDGNHDDLKNMEQVLDLSYTHLSYHLKTCLLDIGKYLEDSEIKKEDLLRQWTAQGFVSKTRLRDAEDVAEDYFYKLINMSMIQPVEIDYNDEVLSCRVHDIMLDLIRSKAAEENFNLVIDGPEVVTGEQRRVRRVSIQYNGEDDGGILAAINGSLSHVRSVLLLRGSLVHSFLVLKFIRVLYIIDWRCERLDLTDIRWLFLLRYLKICVRKDLIIPSKIGELQQLETIEIKGRTFLPSDIVTLPRLSHLSYSNHVLLPDEIGRLKSLHTLRGVDFIQSSVENIKGLGELTNLRELEMAWKFVKGAVNMRVDALCSSIGKLSCSLRSLSIGSKCLQDLWVDGWSSTLTPPRRLHKLDLYRCEFQKIPQWIAQLHELDSLTLSVREAADGVSIVAGLPSLAYLRLYIRSVDKREERVIISGREFRALKHMNLECPYLSLVFQVGALPKLETLLMRCRYHISAEFVPVGIENLPSGTLREIRLVVADCFGGHGDDDNGDYNDKAAVRSQLMRSFWPHHPSANITIEFLSEFRL; this is translated from the exons ATGGGGGATGGAATTGTCCTGGAGCGCATACTCTCCGGATCTGAGAAACCAACCAATCTGGCATTAGCACTTTTACAGGAGATTACAGAAAATTTCTCTGAAATGAGAAAAATTGGCGAGGGCGGATTTGGGGTGGTTTACAAG GGTGTGCTCCACAGTAGGATTGTTGCCGTGAAGAGGATAATTATGAGTGAACACACAATCAACGACAGGTTATTTGATCGTGAGGTTAAAAGCTTGATGAAGATTATTAGCCATCGAAATGTAGTCCGCTTTCTTGGCTTTTGTTCAAATACACATCGTGAAGCGATAAAAGAGGCAGGATCAACAGAATTGGTTATGGCCCAGATAAGAGAAAGATTACTTTGTTTTGAGTATATCAGCAATGGAAGCCTTGATAAACATATTACAG ATGAATTAAGAGGACTTAAATGGAGTATACGGTATGAAATAATTAAAGGAATTTGTCATGGTTTGCATTACCTTCACGAGGAAAATAATATTATCCATATGGACCTCAAACCTAGCAATATAATGATAAATGATGATATGGTGCCAAAGATAACAGATTTTGGTCTATCAAGACTTGataaacacacacacaccagtGGTGCCCGTTTTATAACACA GGGATACTGTGCTCCAGAATACGTGAATGGTGGCAAGACGTCAAAAAAGGCTGACATGTATAGTTTGGGTGTTATAATCACGGAACTGGTAACGGGATGTAGGGGTGATCCAAATAATGTTAAT GTGCTTCGAAGGTGGATACACAG GAAAAAAGAACCATCAAATAGACCTTTTATATTGGATATAATTTGTATTCTCAATGAAACTGAAGAAAACATGAATGAGCACATTGACCAG ATACACCTTTACTCGGATGACATGCTTGGAATTATGCCGCTCGAACTACGGTTTCCTTTTGAGCTTCATAAGTCAATATCATCCATAGTTGAGCTAATCAACAAGACAAAAGGTTACTACGCCTTCAACATCGATACGCCAAGCCGACAATACTGCACACAACCAAACAAAGGCATTGTGTCACCACAATCCAAGTTTGCTATCCAAATAACAATGCAAGCACGGGAGAATACACCACACGGTATGCCATACACCGACGTGTTTCTTGTGCAGAGCACAAAAGTCAACAGGGAGGTCAAAGCCGAGGATATCACTGAACACATGTTCATTATAGAGCCGGATGGACTAGATGAGGTGAATTTGACGGTTGTGGTATATGATCCCGAGGAACCTAGGGGAGATATGAAGATTCGAGATGACACCAAG aagaaaaagaataagatTGTTGAGTATGCTTTTAGCGAGATCAAACCCAACATCAATGCAACTCATCAAGAAGAGGCAGTTCCGATG GGCAACAATTCTATTAGCTACAAAGATACACGACGACAATTTCCCAAGCAACTAGAGTGCCTTAGCTTCCACACAACTCCAAGTATTTTGGGCAACCAACACAGCAATATGAGCAACAGAATTGTGGATCTTGCAACCGGGGCCATGGGCAGCCTGCGCCACAAGCTTGGCGATCTCCTCAACAAAGAGTACAATCTAGAGATAAGCGTGAAGATAGACATAGAGTCTTTATCAGAAGAGCTGAGGGAGATGCAGCTAGCCTTGTGCAAGGTGTCGGAGGTACATCGGGACTACCTCGATGACAAGGTCAAGCGCTGGGCTGACAGTGTCAGGGAGATGTCATATGACATTGAGGATGTTGTTGATGGATTCCTGGTACACATTGGGCATGCCTCTGACATGGGCCTCTTCATGGGGCTCATGCATAGGATGTTCAACCTCTTCACGTGGGGCAAGACTCACAATCCGATTGAAGACGCTATCAAAGACATCAAGAAACAAGTTCAGGTTGTGGCTGATAGACGTGAAAGATGCAAGGTTGATGAAGTCATGGCTAATGTAGCTGACACTATTACCTTTGATCCTCGCATTTTGGCTATATACAAAGATCCAAAGGAGCTCGTTGGCATCAAAGAGCCAAGAAACAAGCTAATCAGGTGGCTCTCTAATAAGGATGGGGATGGGAATGTCTCAAAACCGCAACTCAAGATAGTTTCGATCGTCGGATTTGGAGGATTGGGCAAGACAACACTTGCCAAGGCAGTGTATGACGAGCTTCAATCCCAATTCCAACATAGAGCTTTTGTTTCAGTGGGTCGGAATCCTAATGTGAAGAAACTTTTTGAGCATATTCTAGATAAATTTGGCTATGGTTCCAAGGAAGCAAAGTTAAACGAAATGCAGCTCATCGACAAAATGCGAAGATTGCTTCAGAACGACAG GTACTTCATAGTAATCGATGATATATGGGATTCCCCGACGTGGAATGTTATTAAATGTGCTTTTACAAAAGACGATTGTGGCAGTATTGTGGTAACAACTACCAGGATTCACAATGTTGCACATGACTGTTGCAGACATAGCAAAGGATATGTTCATGAGATGGAACCACTAAGTCCCCAAGACTCAAGAAAACTACTTGTTAGTAGAATATTTGGTTCCAAAGAAGCTCATCCTTATGTACCAGATGATATTTCAAGTGATATTCTGAAAAAATGTGGTGGCTTGCCACTTGCTATTATCAGTATAGCAAGCCTTCTGGTTCATAACCCAAGGTCAAGATGGGATTCTGTAAGGAATTCTTTGGTGTCCGTGTttgatggaaatcatgatgatcTTAAAAATATGGAGCAAGTATTGGATCTTAGCTACACGCATCTATCTTACCATCTTAAGACATGCCTGCTTGATATTGGTAAGTATCTAGAGGATAGCGAGATAAAAAAAGAGGATTTGTTGAGGCAGTGGACAGCTCAAGGCTTTGTGAGTAAAACTCGTCTGCGTGATGCAGAGGATGTCGCAGAAGACTACTTCTATAAGCTCATCAACATGAGCATGATCCAACCCGTGGAGATAGACTACAATGATGAGGTGTTGTCTTGCAGAGTACATGATATAATGCTTGATCTCATTAGATCCAAGGCTGCTGAAGAGAATTTTAATCTTGTTATTGATGGGCCAGAAGTTGTGACAGGAGAACAAAGAAGGGTCCGTCGAGTCTCCATTCAGTACAATGGTGAAGACGATGGCGGAATACTGGCAGCAATCAATGGGTCACTATCACATGTCCGGTCAGTCTTACTTTTAAGAGGGTCTCTTGTGCATTCTTTTCTGGTGCTGAAGTTTATCCGAGTTCTTTACATTATAGATTGGAGATGTGAGAGACTAGATCTCACCGATATTCGTTGGTTGTTTCTACTAAGATATCTGAAGATTTGTGTCAGGAAAGATTTGATCATACCTAGTAAAATTGGGGAGTTGCAGCAATTGGAGACAATAGAAATTAAAGGGCGAACATTTCTTCCATCAGATATTGTTACTTTGCCTCGGTTGTCACATCTCAGTTATTCAAATCATGTGTTGTTGCCTGACGAAATCGGAAGGTTGAAATCTCTTCACACCTTGCGAGGTGTTGATTTCATTCAAAGCTCGGTAGAAAATATCAAGGGCCTTGGTGAGCTGACAAACTTAAGGGAACTTGAGATGGCTTGGAAATTTGTTAAGGGAGCGGTCAACATGCGTGTTGATGCCTTGTGCTCTTCCATTGGAAAGCTTTCTTGCAGTCTCAGGAGCCTTAGTATTGGGTCCAAATGCCTTCAAGACCTATGGGTCGATGGCTGGAGCAGCACACTAACCCCACCTCGTCGTCTTCATAAGCTTGATCTGTATAGATGTGAATTCCAAAAAATCCCCCAATGGATTGCTCAGCTCCACGAGCTTGACAGTTTAACTCTTTCCGTCAGGGAGGCTGCTGATGGTGTCAGTATTGTTGCAGGGTTGCCTTCCCTTGCCTACCTAAGACTATATATACGTTCGGTTGACAAAAGGGAAGAAAGGGTAATCATCTCCGGCAGGGAATTCAGAGCACTCAAGCACATGAATTTGGAATGTCCATATCTGTCGCTGGTCTTCCAAGTGGGGGCTCTGCCCAAGCTAGAGACGCTTTTGATGCGATGCCGTTACCACATTTCTGCCGAATTCGTACCGGTTGGCATTGAGAACTTGCCATCTGGCACTCTTCGTGAGATTCGTTTAGTGGTGGCTGATTGTTTTGGAGGTCATGGTGACGACGATAACGGCGACTACAATGACAAAGCAGCTGTGAGGTCGCAGTTGATGAGATCATTTTGGCCACATCATCCTTCTGCTAACATCACCATTGAATTTCTTTCGGAGTTTAGGTTGTGA